The genomic stretch tttctaatgatgtctccaacagtggacctgtcttcaccaagctgcttggacatgtccccgtagtcctgtccagccttgtggaggtcGCTAGTGTCTTTGaacagctctctggtcttggccatgttagtagttggattcttactgattgtatggggtggacagatgtttttttgcagctaacgacctcaaacaggtgcatctaatttaggataataaatggagtggagggTCTTGAGGGTCAGAATTTAAGCTGATAGACAGTTgctcaaatacttatttgcctCGGTATCATGCAAATAAAGAGttaaacattcatacattgtgatttctggatgtttttttttgattatgtctctcacagggACATGCACTTACgaggacaatttcagaccctccatgattctaagtgggagaactcgCAAAACAGCAGGGTGTTAAacacttattttcctcactgtatgtcGTTATTTTTCCctcttgttttctcttgttATGACCAATGATGCTTTAGGGCTtgtaatgtgatttatttccttttgttaaacatgtttataaCATGAATTATTACACTAAGGTAACAGCTTGTCTCCGTAGGAAATAACTTCAATCTTATTTTACATGGCAGATGTATCGTTGATTCAAACTGTTGGGCAGTGAGgttgaaaacttaaaacaattaaacagaattgtgaaatattctgCCTCATGTTATGAGCAGAACTTAACTATCTTTTGGGGAACAAATAAGGAGATGTGGTGGGCAAAGTTCTCCTGGAAAACTTTCCAATGACGTAAGTGTCTATAAAATTATTAAGGCTTCACTttatattttaacatcaattgttttcatttcatttcatatatttattatacaggaaagttacactacattacaatataaaaacgggcctgactcagttaaaaactggttttcagcaggttcttgttctgcagaaacataaaaacatggtaCAGCACGTCGGGataaacattaatacaagacatcgatacagaaaaatagattttgacaactgaaaaccacaatacagttacataaggacaaagacatttatacaaaacatgttCCTTGAGAGGAAATGAGACACAGACCAGTATGATTGTTATAGTTGTAGTCATTGTCTCAATGATCATCATATTACATGTGTTGTGTAATGCATGGATATAATTTACTCACATAACtctaaacttaaaaataaatgccatgtttttttcattcattcatgtatttattacacaggaaagttagaaaaagtaacattacatttcaatataaaaacgggcctgactcaatttaaaaactggttttcagcaggttcctgttctgcagaaacataaaatgggggtacagcacgtcaggacaaacattaatacaagacatcgatatggaaaatagattttgacaactgaaaaccacaatacagttacataaggacaaagacatttatacaaaacatgttCCTTGAGAGGAAATGAGACACAGACCAGATGATGTTATAGTTGTAGTCATTATTCTGATAACACCcatgcactctacaagaagggccagagtcgcctccatctgctgaggagactcaggtcctttggagtgtgcagggatctcctcaggaccttttatgactctgtggtggcctcttccatcctttatgctgtggtctgctggagggggggtagctcggaccgggacaggagcagactcaatagactgatcagggagcgagctctgtcctggactgtcctctggaccccatagaggaagtgGGGGAGAGacggatgttagccaagctgacatccatcatggacaacacctctcaccccctacacaACACTGTGGGgttccctgagcagctccttcagcagcagactgatgccccccctcccccccaccacaTGACACTGGGGGTTCCCTGAGCagccttcagcagcagactgatgcccccccctcccccccaccacaTGACACTGGGGgttccctgagcagctccttcagcaccAGACTgatgcccccccctccccccaccacaTGACACTGGGGgttccctgagcagctccttcagcaccAGACTgatgcccccccctcccccccaccacaTGACACTGGGGgttccctgagcagctccttcagcaccagactgataccccccggTGTAGGAAGCGAGAGGTCGCAGGtctctgtcagactctacacacctgcactacctgataatgttgtagtttctgttcctttttCATCTACTCCACAGACTTTCTGTAaatctttattatctgtattttcccattacaagtatttactttttcaatattatttatggtcacaggtaaatataatttatataatgtctacctacttttgctttactACTCTAATTACAAATCAATTtcattttaacgtcacttacaccgcaatattgtttcttatactatggcaactgcactttacaaaacctttatttgacgagAGTTATTGCTGttattatatataacatattatacattataatatatatgatatatattatagCCTTGTGATCCTGTAATTTTGATAACATTAAGAAAGAATCAGGTTTCAATTGATTAtgataaatacacattaaaatattctccttttttcatcatttaatatattattgatgtaatttaatgttttgtgtgtcaATATTGTATTTCGTAATTAGTAAAACCAAAGATTAAGTTTATTATGTTTAAATCGCTGCATTTCGCCACATCCATTAAGGTTTCTTGTCCTCTTCGTACACCGTATTAAACGAGTTGGGTAGTGGGCGGTTGGAGACTGGGCGGGGTTAAACGTTGAGGGGCGGGGCTAAATGTTTAACCACGCCCACATTGAGGTGCTGTCGGGTCTGCAGTCAGGGTACATGTGTTGGCCAGCATGTTCACATCTtatgcaactttatttctagaacacatttcagcaacaagacAATTCAAAAGCTTTAcatcaaacattaaagagcaattaaagACTTTCATGAAAGGAAAACAGGCTCAAATAACAAAAAGATACAAACACAATAGTTAGGTTAAGGTTACAGCGCAgcgttaaaataataataaataatgatgaTCTAATTGGCTGTGGGGACTGGTCTGggagggagatggagaggggggggggggtatttctAAGGAACAACTTGTAACTAACTGACTCCAAACGTTATAATCAACTACATAAACCAAGGTAGAGACCAGCTGCTAATCCATGTTGTTCTTATCTTTTATTGTAATAATCCTGTAGGACTACAGAGTCAGGACATGACTTCTAACCAGATTGGGCTCTATGAAGGGAGAGGAACAAGATCTCTGGAATCCAGGTTACTTAGCAACACAGAATAAACAGCTGAGCCCATGTTGGAGAATTGGTCTGATTTAACAAAGCTGATCCAAACACTACCCCCCCATCCATCATCAAAGAGTTTAGATAATCTATTTCTCACAGATCCAGTTCGTAGTATCAGAATAAGCTCTACCCTGTGTCCATTGTCCTTGTTGATCGCAGCATGCTGCAGCGTACCGGTAACCATCATAGCGAGGCAGTCCTGGTCCCCAGAACCTGTCAgacaaataaatgttctttatcAAACAGCTGAAACTGCTGATTGTTGTTAATTTGAAAGAAACTgttaaaattcattttaaaaatgtatattatctGTTAATAATCACATTATTTCAATAACTGATTTAAGATTGAGCTTTGAAATCAATGTAACCTGAAACAGCTGCTAATGAAAGAAGGAAACCTCTGTGTGACTGAATTGTGATGAAAACCAAACACCTTTAAAATGTCTCACTTCTCTGTCAGCGGTGATCCGTCCACCCATCTCCATTCCCATCCTCCTGGTCCCCATACATACCGTAGACCAATCCAGGACTCTCCTCCGTTACTCAGCTCAGAGACAAACTTCTAGAAGTGGACGAGAGACACACAATCATTTCTCTGTTCCCAGTTCAGCATTTCTGTTGTAGTAAAGTCATCTTGTGACTTCATCAGCCCCAACAAACACAAGAGGGATCCTCGGTCCCCCCACACTGAGGACTGGACCCAACAGCAGGACAGGAACCACACATTAGTAACggaggaaagagaagaaagacatTTAGAAtcagcagagaaacagagaacatGAGGAAGTTCACCGTTAGAGATCAACACAGCAACATTAACACTAacattttcctttctcttcatatttacatatttccattaaatgtctttttctctgAGATCACTCACTCAGAAGCAAACACACTCACCTGTTCCTCTTCGTTGTCAATGACGACCAGATCTGATCCTCTCTGCTGACAGTCATCTCTGCTGTCCTCCCAAACCTTCTTCTCTTTAGATTTAAAGTAACAACTGCATCCATATCTCGTCCATCCATCAGGACAGACTTTAGCTTCATGTCAAACAacaagatttaaaaacagatttCACACCATTCAGTGTCAAAGTGATACGACTTGGAGTTGTAACTAttgagttaacccttgtgttgtcctcccatcaatcatgaaaaaaaacgttttgttcactttgtttcaacattattatcactttttccaacatttttgccaCTGTTTCAATGTAATGGgtgctttttcatgtttttaagttttgacattttcagcttattttgatggcccatttttttgtgacaactttttttttttttttctttactgaaaacgggtcaatgtgaccaaaggacaacatgagggttttcCCTTTCAGGAGGATTACTCTGAATAATTTGAATATCAACTCAGGTgttaaccctctgggccctgaggccatttttacagtttaatttccgtctggttttattttatataaaagcttgtaaaacatcaaccctgttgtctacagtcaagatatgaacatcattttttttaggacaaactgggttattagaatatttgggttgcagtgaggtcacttacatgttaaaaatggttgtagggccttaaagataaataactaaataaataaataaataaataaataaataaatgaatcttccagatatgtattgatatcacagacatataagtaaaacctctaaaacacttctcatatgtcctgggagtcacactgtgaagaaataatcatcataacttatacagttgacaaaaaacatgccttttttttctccaaaaaagtcaagacgttttgctctcatgacatttacttatgccaataataacataataatgtcatatttgttgatattacacccacagcagtgttatacaagcaaatatgtgtctaaatattgcatcATTTTGCCTTcaatagagtatataggcatttttgtcccctctggccttccatacaagaggggtgcttttatctcccatatatgggcatgtacttcttgaaacaatagacaggacagacagagagagagacggaggagcgaaccagcggcagaaatgagccaaaacgcgatgaattatggataaaaAGTGGAttaatcttggatataacagtatggatttaaagcccaaagaggctgaagttccaggctggatagaaaaccccctgtagaggctagaaagacccggaaaagaccgccgtaaagccgaaagcgtcaggattcaaacgaaaccgaaagtgagtaaatcgcttgtatggttcaaaagttataaaactatgaatcagaggtacttttacactcgtgggcgagtgtctcgggctcagagggttaaggtTTGTAAGTGACCGTCTCTAACAGAAATAGTCACATCATCagcaaaacagttaaaatcaacGTCTatgatgtaaatgtgtataataCAGGAGTTTACTGGTTTTAAACTTTTCTCACCTTCAGTTCTGTTCTTCAGCTGCTTTTCTTCATCCTTTAACTGAGTGTAGTTGTTGCTCAGTTGGTCGTATCTGGTCTGCAGCAAAGTGACTGAAATATAAGATAAGGTGAGCCGTTATTTAGGACAGAAATAACAGTTAcataaagaaaggaaaacaatCTAAAATGAGAATTTGAAGCTATGAAAGATCACAtagactaaataaataaagatctTTCTTTCCTCTGTTACGTTTCCCTTTCAGGAGGATTACTCTGTGAATAATTTGAATATCAACCCAGGTTTTTAGGTGTGTAAATGACCGTCTCTAACAGAAT from Etheostoma spectabile isolate EspeVRDwgs_2016 unplaced genomic scaffold, UIUC_Espe_1.0 scaffold00569698, whole genome shotgun sequence encodes the following:
- the LOC116685239 gene encoding CD209 antigen-like protein E, with amino-acid sequence MSLRHILSLNMRYKRNVQETSGEEEESQVGILEEEEHHADLGPQRAGPHTQNKPAANNRRRLKAAAVTLGGFYLLILAALFIRFTLLQTRYDQLSNNYTQLQDEVNQLKDRTEVTLLQTRYDQLSNNYTQLKDEEKQLKNRTEAKVCPDGWTRYGCSCYFKSKEKKVWEDSRDDCQQRGSDLVVIDNEEEQKFVSELSNGGESWIGLRYVWGPGGWEWRWVDGSPLTEKFWGPGLPRYDGYRYAAACCDQQGQWTQGRAYSDTTNWICEK